ATGCGATGCATGTGAATATGGAAAGCAAACAAGATCAACATATGTAAGCAAAGGACTAAGGAGCTTATCTCCATTTATGCTTGTTCACTCTGATGTGTGGACATGCTCGATCACCTCAATTAGTGGAATAAAGTATTTTGTTACTTTTATTAACTGTTGTTCGCGTGTGACTTGGATATATCTCATGAAGCACAAAAGTGAAGTACTTAAATGATTTCAGGATTTCTGTTCATTTATTAGGAATCAATATGATGCTCAGGTTAAAGTATTGAGGACAGACAATGGAATAAAATATGTGAACACTGAGTTTGGCAATTTTCTATCAGCCAAGGGAATATTGCACCATATGCTGAAAGAAAAAAACGTCATAACTTGGATGTTGCACATTCACTTATGTTTACCATGAATGTGCCAAAGTTTCAATGGAGTGAAGCCGTGATGACGACAGTATATTTGATTAATAGTACGCCTTCAAGATTGCTTGGTTGAAAAAACTCCTTTTTGAGATGTTGCAAGGAAAGATTGAGTTTATTGTTCCACCAAAGGTACTTGGATGCACTTGCTTTGTCAGGGATCATAGGCCTTCATAGGAAAAGTTAGATCCTCGAGCAGTTAAGTGTATATTTGTGGGGTACTCATCAAGTAAAAAGGGCTATACTTGTTGGTGTCCCATTGAACGATGACTCTTTGTAAGTATGGACATGATATTTCGAGATTCAGAACCCTATTATGGAAAGAAGACTGATTTGAGTTTCTTGTTTGAGCTTGATGATCAAAGTACAAGTGAGGATGTCAAGAGGAGGAGAATAGCATAGATGTGGCATAAGAGAAGGAAGAAAATCAATCAAGGGCAACCGGATCTATCACAGGATTGATTCCATACAATGTGGATAATGCCCAAGTGAATGAGAGGCAGGAAAATCGAGACAATGTAAATATACATGCAAGACAAGAACAAGGTACTCTTCAAGTTTATACTAAAAGAAAGAAGACTATTGATGTGCAGCCTGTACAACAACAAGTTGAGCAACCAGGGTTGGTAGAGCAGCAGGAGGAGCAACCACAGCCTTTAGATGTTGGTGTTGATGTTACTGGAACTGAGGAAAGAGGGGGAGAAGAGGTCAAACCTTCCATTGACCTGCCTAAGCTTTAAGAAAGGAAACAAGGAGTACAGCTGGAAAACCTACAACATACTTGTTGGAAGTTTGGAAATGTTGCATTCCCCTCAAAGTCAAAATGTTTTTCTGGATGGCCTTCCATGATAGCATCTAATTTGGAGTCCAGTTAAAGAAATGCTAATGGTCGGTTCCAGAGGATCGAAGTGTGAAGTGTGTGACAACCTAGAGACAAGTGACCATATTCTTTTTCACTGCCCTATTACAGTATATTTGTGGTCGTTTATGAGAGAATCTCTAGAGTGGGCTAAATCCCCAACTTCTTGCGATGACTTGTTTGTTGAATTATTGAAAGGAAGTCAAGAAAAAAGACACTTAACTCTCTTCTTTTGTACAGGAGCATTATGGACTATTTGGAAGACTAGGACCAACGCTGATTTTAACAACAAATGGTTGTCATTGCCCAAGACAATTGTTCGCAAGATGTTGATGCTGGTGAAGACTTGGCACCCTCTTCCCAAGACCAAGCTGGCGGAGTCTGCAGATGAGATGTTTGGCAAGTTGGCTAATGGGGCTATGTGATCTGAGTTTAGGTCGTGTAGAGGTTGTAGTCTTTGGGGTGTTAGTAGTGTTGAAGTATGTTGAGAGTTTCTTAGTGGGTTGATATATTCTTTGAGTTGAACActtggaaaaaatttgaaaaatattctAGAGATTGATTAGGATACTAAGAATCtaaataaaatatttggagctcGTGCAAATATCTTTAGAAGTTTCCAAAAAATAGATTTAGCTCtacgaaaatgaaaaaaaaaacaaaacaaaaaagaatttcCCAAAACGTTCTAATAGATGTCTAAACGTGTTTTGAAAACTTTCAACAACAAGAACATAAGACACAACTAACATGATTGCGTTCAATATTAATGTATGTTGCATTCTTGCTGGGTGCATCTTATATTTTTGTAGTGCAAAGTTTTTAAAACATGTTTAGAAATTGATTAGAATGTTTTGAAaattttctagattttttggataTTTTTCTCATTTTTCTAGAGCTAAATCTAAGTTTTCAAGCGTCTAAATATATTTTAGCAAGCTCTAAATATTTTACTTGCATTCTTCATATCCCAGTCTATCTCTATGATTTTTCAGAATTCTTAAAAAGTTAGAGATATTTTCTGTGGTTCAAAAATTTTGTCCAGGACTTATCTGAAGTCATATGCTTCTGTAGTCCTGTTCTTTTTTTTTATATGCTTTCTGTAATTATGTTCTTGATGCTATTATTATACGAGATATATGCATTGTATTAGCGTGCCAGAGATCGGCAGTTTTGGACTACATGCGTAGGTTATCGCGTATTGGGCCCAGCCTATATTTTCCGTATGGGCCTATAGGAATAATTTGGTTGGTTAGTGCATGAATTCTTTTAAGTTAGTAGTAGTAAATCTTAAGCTTGAACAAATATCACAAAAAATGTTAATTTTCATAATACGTAATAAGTATAATAAGATGAATCATAGATATATTTTACTAATATAAATAATAAACCTATTCAGAGGCATAAATATTGATAACATTTTTTTTATAAACATAGTCAGAGTTTAACTCTGTTAACCGAGGGAGTATCCATGCATGCACGAGTGCAATTGCAGTCTCCCTCCCTGCCGCATTGATTTTGACTCCACccatgtgtgtgtgtttttttcctttttcggATGGATTCGGTGTACCTGCAGTGGCCTGCATACGTACAGTTAGTAGCCAATAATCAACCCACCTCTTATCTCTAGTCATCAGTATCTCTTTCAGTCAGCTCACTCATCTGTTGTTTCTTGCAAATTGCATTGGTGCCGGTGCCGACTGGACGCGAACCAGAAAGCACGACGCCGCGGATATATCCTCCTCTCCTCACGAATGGCAGACACCCCcgtcgccgctgccgccaccaccTGCCGCTGCCTCTGCCTGCCCGCCCGTGTGGACCCACCGATTTGACGCCTGCAACTCGATCCATCTTCTTCAGAGATTGCAAAACTACGTACGGAGTACACGCACCACGCTCTCTATGCACGTTACAACAGGCTGTTGCGAGGTCGGTCTCTGACGGTTTTTAATTTCGACCGTCTCTTCAGACAGAGTTCAGAAAATCCATACTGCTGTGCTGCTCTTCTTCGTTCCAGATCGCTGCTGCCTGCTGCACTCGTGTGCCGGATGCTGGATCTCATCTGTCGAGCATTATATTCATCCGTACTACATACAAGTCAGAGGAAGAGGGCCATTTCATTTCCATGTCAGTGTCCTGTCCAACCAAGTCTGCGGCGCTTGCAGCCATGCGAGCTGGCCGACAGGAAGACGAGGGCCGGGGCTTCAATGGCATAACTCCTTCACGTGCAAAAGGGTGTAGGCCTCAGCCACCCAGCCAAAGCCAATTCAGCCGATGGATGCGCCAACCACTGTTCCGATTCCGATCCCCCACGCCCACATGACCTCACCTTTGCATTGCAGCTAGCCTCGATCCCTGCCTGCCAAAGTGCCAAGCAGAAACAGTGCTCCATTTGTTTCATTGTTTGCTTCAAGCAACTGAAACACTGTGCGTGTGGTGGTCTTCCATGCCAGTGGCATTGGCCGGGGAAGTGAAGTAGTAACAGACATTCTGACGCCCAGATTTGGAGAGGGCGGAGGGAGATGGCAGCGTTAGCTAGCTGATCAGGGTTCAGTGACAGACAGTGTGTCCCATCCCATGTTGGCGTCTTGTTTGCAGCATGCATGATGATTTGATATGATTGGAATGATAGGTGTGCCTGCAGACTGACATTCTGCACTACTAGGGCCCCTTTTATTTCCTACCTGCTCAGGGTCAAACAAATTTAGCCCCTACAATTATAGAGACGAGCTAGTACACGAAAAgaaattatattatatatatgtgcatgGCCAATTGTACTTGCAGAACTTTTTCCACGATTTGGTTCTCTGCAGCTCGTGTGGAGTAGGACAGTAGGAGTACCAATCAATAAGGTACTAGTGGTAATATAATAtaccattgttcatgttgatgctTGTGATGATGAAAAGCTAGCAGCTAGCATTGTTTGTTAGTACTTACTTGCATGGATATTATTTAAGGCTACTGTTTGGACCGAACTCCATTTTGACATAAGTTGGCCAACCAACGTCCATCAACTTGCCAAGTGGATATGGGGTCTTAACTCTGATCCTAAGTACCTCACTGTATGTCCGTCCTAAAAGATTAGTTCACAACCGCCAATGCTTATTTTAAAACATAAAGTTGACCTGCATATTCAAGTCAAGGAAGGAAAAAAAACATAAAGCCAATAAGAAAGATTATATATGGAACAGTGATTATGACATATAGCAAACAATTTTAGTTTACAGTTACAACGCTGTGATAATGAGATGGCAAGCAATGGCATCTTCCTACCTAAAATATGTTCCCTTTCTTCCACTTATTGGGAAGTTGTCAAGCTGAGTAGGAATACCGAATACGTACATACCCTTTTTTTTCTCCAGTACAGCAGCAGTGATGTGCGTGATCATGCCGAATACAGTctttctttcctttcctttttctttttgataaaaaaaacatGAACACTGTTTGGATCCACCACGCAGAAGACAAATTTGGCTACTGAAAACGACCATTCTGTATCGTTGTCGCTACTGTTGGAGTCTACTCTACTGCCCTAGTCGATTCTACCACAGTACTATGAATCCTTTCTCCTGTTTCCCGAAGAGATCACTCGACCTTGACAGGCAGATATGGATGGTATCTTCCATAGTTCCATGCATGTATGCAGCCAGCATCTATCAACCTCTGAGATATGACCACCACCCTACATTGCGTTTGGTACATCTTTCATTTGCCCAGTATATATGGAAGATTCTTCCTAGCTACATTAGCTTATGTTTTGACAAAACCTGACACTCATATCATAGGTTCAAATGTGGCCAAATAGGTACAAGATCTGAACTTTGAACTAATTATATTAATGGTGTCTTATTACCCACAATGCACTGATGCAGTATAGCTACTACACCTCCAGGAAATGCTCTGGTTTATTGCATTTAAGTAAGCTGTTCATATCACACAGCTAGACCTATACAAACATCATTCACCAATAATGGTGACCTGATGAATAAGAGCACATGATTCATATTGTTCAGACAGCTAGATGTCTAtcagaaggaaagaaaaaaaacagaGGGAAGGTGGCAGAAGCAAGTTGCACACATCAGGACGAAGAGTCAATTGGAGAGGAGTGCTTCTCTGTCCAACCTCATATCCTATATGCATCCAAAGAATAAGCTTCTTTTCATGCCTAATTTCCTTCTTCTACGCCCGTGTTCCTAGTTGGTACACAAGTCGCTGCAACTCCCAAAAATCTGAGCCAATTGGGCGTGCATTTTCCCTCTTCTGTTCAGGGTTCTCTGTCAAGATGTCAGTGTCAGAAAATAAACGAAAACCTTCTCGGCGTATAAGTCCCAATCCAAACTGAGACCCATTAGACGTTTTGTCAAGTCAATTCAGATCTAATCTTGTCCACAAATGGACCTACTACTACTAAAAATGTTGGGTTAGTTGGTAATACTAGTCACCTTTAGTGGCTCTCTAGTAGCAACACTACAAGATAGGATGTGGCCTTTTGTTAGTTGAAATGAATTAGCACTGCCAACAGAAACAACGACCAGACTAGTTCATGATAATAATGTGCCAATGTACTCCCCTCACTCATCAGAAACATTAATTCAAAATAAATAGACAGGCATAATAATGAATATTGTAAGAATGAAGTGTAAGACAAGTATGCACTAATGCTGTGAAAAAACAAATAGTCTCACTAATATAAACTACTGCACTAACATGTGACTCATAAATTAGTATATTGGATTACAACCTCTGATCAGAATCCATCTGAAAAAAATGAAATAAATAAAGAGTTCATGTATTATTATTTTGTAAACAAATATCCGTGCCAAGACATGGTAAAGAATTGACGTAGTGTGGTGATTCCAAGAGTAGTATCCAATCATGCTTCATGACGCATGGACGCATGGTCCACTTGAAAACTAAAATTCTTGTAAATTAAATATGGCTAAATCACACAAATTGCTATATCAAAATAAGCATGTAAAGAAACAATATAATACATCAATGCAAGTTTCAGATTGTTTCTAAGAATAAAACCCAAGACTAAGATGAGTATGCATTGTGGAAATGGTCTCACTATACTATAAAAATGTGATTCATGAAGTAGTATTGGATTACTACTTGACTGATCATGATCCACCTAAAAAAGGTATAGTAAAATAAGCTCATGCATTGCTAACAATTTTGGAAATGACCATGCCAAGACGAGGTAATCAAAGAATTGTCGTAGTGCGGTGATTCATAAAAGTCGTATCCGATCACGCTTCATGACTCATGGTCCACTTGGAAAGTAAAATTCTCGTAAATGAAAGATGACTAAAAAAATACATCACCATAACACGAAACATGAACCACCACTACGATAGCAAACTATATGTCAGGAATGTTCGTGAAGAAACAAACCACCGTCCAACACGCGAGTCTTAGGAGTCATATTGGATTGCTATATGACTCACTATACATATCTTTCTTTTATAAAGAGAAAGAAATTACGTGTAAATTAACGAGATACCTGAAACGACAAAATGAACAAGACAGGAGTGGATACACATACACATTGGCATTTGGGTATTTTGCCAAACAGAAAGCCGCAGCAAGGGCAGCTGGTTGCTCTAAGCGAACTAGCTAAGGTTGGTTCTCAACCCGTGATCCCCATATAAAAAAAGTCGTCCACCCTCCTCCAAAGCCGTGATAGATAGCAATAGAGCCTTTCGTTCCCACTACTCCTTCCATCTCCAGCGTTCAAGTCTCCACACCAGGCCATCTTCCCCATCGCATAGCTAGCTAgcatcaagaacaagaaggagggGACCGGAGGTACGTACGCATCGCCAGCGTTCATCAGTTCCCTATGGGGCCTCAGCAAGACCGGTATTCGTCCATGGCGAAcggcacggcggcggcgaggagcaaGGAGGCGAAGGTGGTGCACTACCGGGAGTGCAAGCGCAACTACGCGGCGTCCATCGGCGGGCACGCCGTGGACGGGTGCCGGGAGTTCATGGCGTCGGGCGCGGTGGGCACGTCGGCGGCGCTGGCGTGCGCGGCCTGCGGGTGCCACCGCAGCTTCCACAGGCGCGAGGTGGAGGCCGGCCACGACCGcgactgctcctgctcctccacctccacctccacctccaccacctccggTTGATGAGCCGTCAGCAGCAGCTAGCAGATGGGTGTCGTCATGGCTCGTGGGGGCATTGAAATGGTTTGGTAGCTGCATTATATTCAGCCGTATATATATGGACAAATATTTCTTTTAATTTCTTCCCTTTTTCCTTTTCGGGTCCCTCTCTTGTTCCTGGATGATATTCAGTGAAATTTATGTGTGATGTAACATATGTTTTGATCGTTGGTATATGGTGCTTGTAACTGATGTGTACATGTTTTCCCTGTTATTTACTTATGAAACAGACATCTTACATATTTGGTAGATATGTATACATGTGCTTCTTTGTTTCGAATTTGTGTGTTTGTTCTTGATGCTTTTTTTCTCCTCAACTCTGGTATCTCTGATCTTAATGGAGAACGATCCATCAGTTAAACTCGTTTTGTTTTGTTCAAGTGAAAATAGGATCGATTCTCCATTACACAGTAAGTATATGTTGTCCTCCCACTCAGGATGATGCATGGTTCATCATGTTCATCGTCTTCAATGATAAAAAAAAACGTATTTGTTATAAAAATGTTTTATTCAAGACTCTCTAGCCCATGGTTTAGTCATCTGTCAACGCATTGCTGCTATATATGATGAGTAACCTTAAGTCAGAAATTTACCGTGCATTAATTCAGATATCCAGATTCAAGAAATGCAATCCTACATGACGTGGCAAAATTTAAACTATTTTTTAGTGGAAAAGTTAAAGTTAGAAACGTAGCTCAATTGGTAGAGCATTAATGTAAACTTGGTAGGAAAGGGTTCAGTTCCTTGCATCAacacaaaaatattttttttattttgttcccTTCAATGAAAAAATACTACAATTTGGGATGTAGCTCATTTGATAGAAACATTATTCTCCCTTATTTTTTTCTCTTCATTGTTAAAATCTATAAATTAGTTTGTAGTCCAAAGTAAACTAAAGTTGGGGATATGTAGCTCAACTAGTAGACAATTAATTAATCTATATGCATAATAAAGGCATGTGATTCGATTCCTCGCATCTCcaataataaatatttttttgttttatttctcATTAATAGCAAAAGTTATAAATTATTTTTAgtgcaaaaaaaattaaatttagggATGTAGCTCAATTGGTTGATTGTTAGTCTAAGCATGATAAAGTTAGAGGGTTTGATTCCTTGGATCTCCAAAatattctttttttattttgttttcctttgatGAAAAAAACAAATTAATTTTCGTAGTGCAAAAATATACCACAGTTGCGGATGTAGCTGAATTTACCAACCAGCAGCATTGTTCGTGCACAAACTTTACTATCATCATCGCAGCAGAGAACAAAAGAAGGTAGATCTTCTGCGGGCAATGTAATTGCGAATGTATACTGAACCTATTTTGACTTCTTGTGTGTTCGGTTTGGTCTCTGTACAAGCAGGGTAACAATGGTGGCAAGGGAAACCTCGCAAGCCCTCACGTAAACCATGCTTCTATTCTTCCTGTTATTGTTGTACCGTCAGAGATAATACTACAAACAGTTCAGTAATTTTTGGCAAATGCTGAACTGAAACAATTGCAGAGTGCGGTGAGCGCAGCTCGCCGACGTAGCAGatcattatat
This sequence is a window from Miscanthus floridulus cultivar M001 chromosome 10, ASM1932011v1, whole genome shotgun sequence. Protein-coding genes within it:
- the LOC136489946 gene encoding mini zinc finger protein 1-like, yielding MGPQQDRYSSMANGTAAARSKEAKVVHYRECKRNYAASIGGHAVDGCREFMASGAVGTSAALACAACGCHRSFHRREVEAGHDRDCSCSSTSTSTSTTSG